One stretch of Sylvia atricapilla isolate bSylAtr1 chromosome 4, bSylAtr1.pri, whole genome shotgun sequence DNA includes these proteins:
- the HAND2 gene encoding heart- and neural crest derivatives-expressed protein 2 gives MSLVGGFPHHPVVHHEGYPFAAAAAAAAAAATRCGHEENPYFHGWLISSHPEMSPPDYSMALSYSPEYANGAPGMDHSHYGGVPPGNGPPGLGGPRPVKRRGTANRKERRRTQSINSAFAELRECIPNVPADTKLSKIKTLRLATSYIAYLMDLLAKDDQNGEAEAFKAEIKKTDVKEEKRKKELNEILKSTVSSNDKKTKGRTGWPQHVWALELKQ, from the exons ATGAGTCTAGTGGGCGGCTTCCCCCACCACCCGGTGGTGCACCATGAGGGCTACCCTTtcgctgccgccgccgctgccgctgccgccgccgccacccGCTGTGGCCACGAGGAGAACCCCTACTTCCACGGCTGGCTCATCAGCAGCCACCCGGAGATGTCCCCCCCCGACTACAGCATGGCTCTGTCCTACAGCCCTGAGTACGCCAACGGGGCGCCGGGCATGGACCACTCCCATTACGGGGGGGTGCCGCCCGGGAACGGCCCGCCCGGGCTCGGGGGGCCCCGGCCGGTGAAACGCAGGGGCACGGCGAACCGCAAGGAGCGGCGCAGGACTCAGAGCATCAACAGCGCCTTCGCGGAGCTGAGGGAGTGCATCCCCAACGTGCCCGCCGACACCAAGCTCTCCAAGATTAAAACCCTCCGTCTGGCCACCAGCTACATCGCCTACCTCATGGACCTGCTGGCGAAGGACGACCAGAACGGGGAGGCGGAGGCTTTCAAGGCAGAGATCAAGAAGACAGACgtgaaggaagagaagaggaagaaagagctG AACGAAATCTTGAAAAGCACAGTTAGCAGCAACGATAAGAAAACCAAAGGGAGGACTGGCTGGCCGCAGCATGTCTGGGCTTTGGAGCTCAAGCAGTGA